One genomic segment of Pseudomonas chlororaphis subsp. aurantiaca includes these proteins:
- a CDS encoding zinc ABC transporter substrate-binding protein: protein MVIVSRLFALFVAFTASLFVISSAQAEVRVLTSIKPLQLIAAAVQDGIAVPEVLLPPGASPHNYALRPSDVRKVQSVELLYWIGPDMESFLPRVLKGRTLPSLAVQDLPGLELRHFAEDNHSHAEEADEHDHDHRPGSLDAHLWLSPVNARVIADRMAADLSAADPANAARYQSNAKAFDARLDALDARLKARLAPIAGKPYFVFHEAFDYFEDAYGLKHAGVFSVAAEVQPGAQHVAAMRTRLQEVGKTCVFSEPPLRPRLAETLVAGLPVKLAELDALGGYTPATAQGYEQVLEKLGNDLAGCLESL, encoded by the coding sequence GTGGTCATCGTGTCCCGACTTTTTGCCCTTTTTGTCGCTTTTACCGCCAGTTTGTTCGTGATCAGCTCGGCCCAGGCCGAGGTCCGGGTCCTGACCAGCATCAAACCCCTGCAATTGATCGCCGCCGCCGTCCAGGATGGCATCGCCGTGCCCGAGGTTCTGCTGCCGCCGGGCGCCTCGCCGCACAACTATGCGCTGCGCCCTTCCGACGTGCGCAAGGTGCAGTCGGTGGAGTTGCTGTACTGGATCGGCCCGGACATGGAGAGCTTCCTGCCGCGGGTCCTCAAGGGCCGCACGTTGCCATCGCTGGCGGTGCAAGATCTTCCAGGCCTGGAACTCCGCCATTTTGCCGAAGATAACCACTCGCATGCCGAAGAAGCCGACGAACATGACCACGATCATCGTCCGGGCAGCCTCGATGCGCACTTGTGGCTGTCGCCGGTCAACGCGCGGGTCATCGCCGACCGCATGGCGGCCGACCTGAGCGCCGCGGACCCGGCCAACGCCGCGCGTTACCAGAGTAACGCCAAGGCTTTCGACGCACGCCTGGATGCTCTGGATGCCCGTTTGAAAGCCCGCCTGGCGCCGATCGCCGGCAAGCCTTACTTCGTCTTCCACGAAGCCTTCGATTATTTCGAAGACGCTTATGGCCTCAAGCATGCGGGCGTGTTCAGCGTCGCGGCCGAGGTGCAGCCGGGCGCGCAGCACGTAGCGGCGATGCGCACGCGCTTGCAGGAAGTCGGCAAGACCTGTGTCTTCAGCGAGCCGCCATTGCGCCCGCGCCTGGCCGAAACCCTGGTGGCGGGCTTGCCGGTGAAACTGGCGGAGCTCGATGCGCTGGGCGGCTACACGCCGGCCACCGCGCAGGGGTACGAGCAGGTGCTGGAGAAGCTGGGCAACGATCTGGCGGGCTGCCTGGAATCGCTTTAA
- a CDS encoding c-type cytochrome — protein sequence MTKWLLAAGVLIPLYSAQATQDPEAVYDRVCGACHSGQLPTAPRKGDQEAWAPRLAQGMETLVQHVTQGFKAMPPRGLCMDCSAEDYRAIILWMSE from the coding sequence ATGACGAAATGGCTGCTAGCTGCCGGTGTCCTGATACCGCTTTACAGCGCTCAGGCTACACAGGATCCGGAAGCTGTGTACGACCGTGTTTGTGGGGCTTGTCATTCCGGCCAACTACCAACGGCTCCCCGCAAGGGGGACCAGGAAGCTTGGGCGCCGAGGCTGGCGCAAGGTATGGAGACGCTGGTGCAACACGTGACCCAGGGTTTCAAGGCGATGCCGCCGCGTGGTTTGTGCATGGACTGCAGTGCCGAGGATTACCGAGCCATCATCCTTTGGATGAGCGAGTGA
- a CDS encoding c-type cytochrome, translating into MNKLLVSLLLTLGITGVAHAAGDAAAGQAKAAVCGACHGPDGNSMAPNFPKLAGQGERYLNKQLHDIKSGKRQVLEMTGLLTNLSDQDLADLSAYFASQKGSVGAADPKVVARGEELFRGGKLDQGMPSCTGCHSPNGTGNAAAGFPHLSGQHAQYVAKQLTDFREGNRTNDGDTMIMRSIAAKLSNKDIEAVSSYVQGLH; encoded by the coding sequence ATGAACAAATTACTCGTGAGTCTGCTGTTGACCTTGGGCATCACAGGTGTCGCCCATGCTGCAGGCGACGCTGCTGCCGGTCAGGCGAAAGCCGCCGTATGTGGCGCTTGCCATGGTCCGGATGGGAACAGCATGGCGCCTAACTTTCCAAAGCTGGCGGGTCAGGGTGAGCGTTACCTGAACAAGCAGTTGCACGACATCAAGTCCGGCAAGCGCCAGGTGCTGGAAATGACCGGCCTGCTGACCAACCTGAGCGATCAGGACCTGGCCGACCTCTCCGCCTACTTCGCCAGCCAGAAAGGCAGCGTCGGCGCGGCGGACCCGAAAGTCGTGGCTCGCGGTGAAGAATTGTTCCGTGGCGGCAAGCTGGATCAAGGCATGCCTTCCTGCACCGGTTGCCACTCGCCAAATGGCACGGGTAACGCCGCTGCCGGCTTCCCGCACCTGAGTGGCCAGCACGCTCAGTACGTAGCCAAGCAGTTGACCGACTTCCGCGAAGGCAACCGCACCAACGACGGCGACACCATGATCATGCGCAGCATCGCCGCCAAGCTGAGCAACAAGGACATCGAAGCAGTATCCAGCTACGTCCAGGGTCTGCACTGA
- the zur gene encoding zinc uptake transcriptional repressor Zur yields MPKTPLASRPHDHSHCVHSALSEADALCARQGLRLTALRRRVLELVWQSHKPLGAYDILAVLSEQDGRRAAPPTVYRALDFLLENGLVHRIASLNAFVGCNHPEHAHQGQFLICRVCHAAIELEQKSISDAIISSARDVGFVVEGQTVEVVGLCSGCQGA; encoded by the coding sequence ATGCCTAAAACCCCCCTCGCCAGTCGCCCCCACGACCACTCTCACTGCGTGCACAGCGCGCTGTCCGAGGCCGATGCTCTGTGCGCGCGCCAAGGCCTGCGCCTGACCGCCCTGCGTCGCCGGGTGCTGGAGCTGGTCTGGCAAAGCCACAAGCCGCTGGGTGCCTACGACATCCTCGCCGTGCTCAGCGAACAGGACGGTCGTCGCGCCGCGCCGCCAACCGTGTACCGCGCCCTGGATTTCCTCCTGGAAAACGGCCTGGTGCACCGCATCGCCTCGCTCAACGCCTTCGTCGGCTGCAACCACCCGGAACACGCGCACCAGGGCCAGTTCCTGATCTGCCGCGTCTGCCACGCGGCCATCGAGCTTGAGCAGAAATCCATCAGCGACGCGATCATCAGCAGCGCGCGCGATGTCGGCTTCGTCGTCGAAGGCCAGACCGTCGAAGTGGTCGGCCTCTGCTCGGGTTGCCAGGGGGCTTGA
- a CDS encoding homoserine kinase, protein MSVFTPLARPELETFLAPYGLGRLLDFQGIAAGSENTNFFISLEQGEFVLTLVERGPVQEMPFFIELLDVLHDADLPVPYALRTTDGVALRELAGKPALLQPRLAGKHIKEANAQHCAQVGELLAHLHLATKDNMIKRKTDRGLDWMQEEGSRMLSHLDPQARDLLQRALDEIAEQKVKILALPRANIHADLFRDNAMFEGTHLTGLIDFYNACSGPMLYDVAIALNDWCSDADGLLDGSRTRALLGAYAALRPFTTAEAELWPTLLRVACVRFWLSRLIAAESFAGQDVLIHDPMEFQLRLAQRQQVSAPLPFAI, encoded by the coding sequence ATGTCTGTGTTTACTCCCCTGGCTCGGCCCGAGCTGGAAACCTTTCTCGCCCCTTACGGGCTCGGCCGCCTGCTTGACTTCCAGGGGATTGCCGCTGGTAGCGAAAACACCAACTTCTTCATCAGCCTGGAACAGGGCGAGTTCGTCCTGACCCTGGTCGAGCGCGGCCCGGTCCAGGAAATGCCGTTCTTCATCGAACTGCTGGACGTGCTGCACGACGCCGACCTGCCAGTGCCTTACGCCCTGCGCACCACCGACGGCGTGGCCCTGCGCGAGCTGGCCGGCAAGCCGGCGCTGCTGCAGCCGCGCCTGGCCGGCAAGCACATCAAGGAAGCCAATGCCCAGCATTGCGCGCAGGTCGGCGAGCTGCTCGCTCATCTGCACCTGGCGACCAAGGACAACATGATCAAGCGCAAGACCGATCGTGGCCTGGACTGGATGCAGGAAGAAGGCTCGCGGATGCTCTCGCATCTCGATCCGCAGGCGCGGGATCTGCTGCAGCGGGCGCTGGATGAAATCGCCGAGCAAAAGGTGAAGATCCTCGCGCTGCCACGGGCCAACATCCACGCCGACCTGTTCCGCGACAACGCGATGTTCGAAGGCACGCACCTGACCGGGCTGATCGACTTCTACAACGCCTGCTCCGGGCCGATGCTGTATGACGTGGCGATTGCCCTGAACGACTGGTGTTCCGACGCCGACGGCCTGCTCGACGGCTCGCGCACCCGGGCCCTGCTGGGCGCCTACGCGGCCCTGCGCCCGTTCACCACCGCCGAGGCCGAGCTGTGGCCAACCCTGTTGCGGGTGGCCTGCGTGCGCTTCTGGCTGTCACGCCTGATCGCTGCCGAGTCCTTCGCCGGACAGGACGTGCTGATTCACGACCCGATGGAGTTCCAGCTGCGCCTGGCCCAGCGCCAGCAGGTCAGCGCACCATTGCCGTTCGCCATCTGA
- a CDS encoding GGDEF domain-containing protein, with translation MSDDAQRWKEKYLKSIEQQEKLERRWNARLDLLRRGLVRSTLAAEGTDRAVDQCMKEMREVVRTDDMDAALAALLPRLEKAVLDSEQRRETRIEQMSTALTSLVNQLQKLPLPREVSRPLKNFAKQLDGRVGQAREIPLLLGELSGLQGKALSQLESPPEPSRPGLLQRLFGGRDADEAPAASADVMPAVVAAPTMEQPLATAERAAVETPPPRVEVAPVRPAEASAPVSPPVVEKLAAVEPQPQTLSEVTTAVQVEAFVPPVLESEKPIAVEPVPPMPDSQEAPLPVASEPVEAPPSAQPLAVEASPSSPDELIVVAPAEAAPAPVLLDRLPLPAAMAEALAAVDPQQAEQDVLYALPDSPEPSYSSVAKHIEHTLLGLLDDLSLPERHRPQAESMRDRLQHGLNWYELLPILDDLAVLMLAITDSGQHEFEAYLKRLNERLESFQSNLQAASEGHADSSSAAREMDTQIREQVDGLQSSVQEAADLDDLKQVLESHLEGLLGTMDHHQKQRDEREKEVAARLQSLAERVSSMEQEAQGYREHLEEQRQKALIDPLTGLPNRAAWSERLEHEVAQWQQHGNTLLLAMLDLDHFKRINDNYGHLAGDKVLKIIAGVLRKHLRGSDFIARFGGEEFVLLMPDTTWPIGARLAETLRAAIEACPFHFKGERVTITMSIGMSAFKPGERSDLVLKRADQALYRAKEAGRNRVELG, from the coding sequence ATGAGCGACGACGCCCAGCGCTGGAAAGAGAAATACCTCAAAAGTATCGAACAACAGGAAAAACTCGAGCGACGCTGGAATGCCCGCCTCGATCTGCTTCGCCGTGGCCTGGTGCGCAGCACGCTGGCGGCCGAAGGGACTGATCGCGCCGTCGACCAGTGCATGAAGGAAATGCGCGAGGTGGTGCGCACCGACGATATGGACGCGGCCTTGGCGGCCCTGTTGCCGCGCCTGGAAAAAGCCGTGCTGGATTCCGAGCAGCGTCGCGAGACCCGCATCGAGCAAATGAGCACGGCCCTGACTTCTCTGGTCAACCAGTTGCAGAAGCTGCCGTTGCCCCGCGAGGTGAGTCGGCCGCTGAAAAACTTCGCCAAGCAGCTGGATGGTCGCGTCGGGCAGGCCCGGGAAATCCCACTGTTGCTGGGCGAACTGAGCGGCTTGCAAGGCAAGGCGCTTAGCCAGCTGGAAAGCCCCCCGGAGCCGAGCCGCCCAGGTTTGCTGCAGCGCTTGTTTGGTGGTCGTGACGCCGACGAAGCGCCTGCAGCGTCCGCGGATGTGATGCCTGCGGTGGTGGCAGCCCCCACTATGGAGCAGCCGCTGGCAACGGCTGAAAGAGCTGCGGTTGAAACGCCCCCGCCTCGGGTCGAAGTCGCGCCCGTACGGCCGGCCGAAGCCTCGGCGCCGGTGTCCCCGCCTGTGGTCGAGAAGCTTGCTGCTGTCGAGCCACAGCCGCAAACGCTGTCCGAGGTAACCACGGCTGTCCAGGTCGAGGCCTTTGTGCCGCCGGTGCTGGAGTCGGAGAAACCCATCGCCGTCGAGCCTGTACCGCCGATGCCGGATTCGCAGGAAGCGCCGCTGCCAGTCGCGTCTGAACCCGTCGAAGCGCCGCCGTCCGCGCAGCCTCTGGCTGTCGAAGCCAGCCCCTCCAGCCCGGACGAATTGATCGTTGTCGCACCCGCCGAGGCGGCCCCGGCGCCTGTGCTGCTTGACCGCTTGCCGTTGCCGGCGGCCATGGCCGAGGCGCTGGCGGCGGTCGATCCGCAGCAGGCCGAGCAGGATGTGCTGTACGCCCTGCCCGACTCGCCGGAGCCGTCCTACAGTTCGGTGGCCAAGCACATCGAACATACCCTGCTCGGCCTGCTGGACGACTTGAGCCTGCCCGAGCGTCACCGGCCGCAAGCCGAGTCCATGCGCGATCGCTTGCAACATGGATTGAACTGGTACGAATTGCTGCCGATCCTCGACGATCTGGCAGTATTGATGCTGGCGATCACCGACAGCGGCCAGCATGAGTTCGAGGCTTATCTCAAGCGGCTCAACGAGCGCCTGGAATCCTTCCAGAGCAACCTGCAGGCCGCCAGCGAAGGCCATGCCGACAGCAGTTCCGCGGCGCGGGAGATGGACACGCAGATTCGCGAGCAGGTCGATGGCCTGCAAAGCAGCGTTCAGGAGGCGGCGGATCTGGACGACCTCAAGCAGGTCCTGGAAAGCCACCTGGAAGGCCTGCTCGGTACCATGGACCATCACCAGAAGCAGCGTGACGAGCGCGAGAAGGAAGTGGCGGCACGCCTGCAAAGCCTGGCCGAGCGGGTGTCGAGCATGGAGCAGGAAGCCCAGGGATACCGCGAACACCTGGAAGAACAGCGGCAGAAAGCGTTGATCGACCCCCTCACCGGCCTACCCAATCGCGCGGCCTGGAGCGAGCGCCTGGAGCATGAAGTGGCGCAGTGGCAGCAGCATGGCAACACCTTGCTGCTGGCGATGCTCGACCTCGACCACTTCAAGCGCATCAACGACAACTACGGTCACCTGGCCGGCGACAAGGTGTTGAAGATCATTGCCGGCGTGCTGCGCAAGCACCTGCGCGGCAGTGATTTCATCGCCCGTTTCGGCGGTGAGGAATTCGTCCTGCTGATGCCCGATACCACATGGCCGATCGGGGCGCGCCTGGCGGAAACCTTGCGGGCGGCTATCGAAGCCTGTCCGTTCCACTTCAAGGGCGAGCGCGTGACCATCACCATGTCCATCGGCATGAGTGCCTTCAAGCCGGGAGAACGCAGCGATCTGGTGCTCAAAAGAGCCGATCAGGCGCTCTATCGGGCCAAGGAGGCGGGGCGCAACCGGGTGGAACTGGGCTGA
- the polA gene encoding DNA polymerase I, translating into MSQAPLVLVDGSSYLYRAFHALPPLTTSKGMPTGAVKGVLNMLKSLRKQYPDSPFAVVFDAKGGTFRDDMYAQYKANRPSMPDDMRVQIEPLHASVIALGFPLLCVEGVEADDVIGTLARSSAAADRPVVISTGDKDMAQLVDGHITLVNTMSGSSMDVEGVKEKFGVAPEQIIDYLALMGDSSDNIPGVPGIGPKTASGLLVGVNGGLNELYAQLDIVPSLPIRGAKTLPAKLAEHKEMAFLSYQLATIKVDVPLDIGLDDLHLGEPDRDKLLELYSLLEFKSWLDELQRDAKRLELSVAEAPEPVADLLTQAEAEVEAPMAVEAQYETILDQARFDVWLEKLKNAKLFAFDTETTGIDAQQAQLVGLSFAVQANEAAYIPLTHSYIGAPEQLDRDTVLRALKPILEDPNKLKVGQHAKFDMNILANCAIGGDQANGITVRGVAFDTMLESYVLNSTATRHDMDSLAEKYLGHTTVSFQDIAGKGAKQLTFDQIALEQAGPYAAEDADVTLRLHQVLHEKLAAIPSLASVLSDIEMPVVPVLARIERQGALVDADLLRVQSIELGDKMVALEQEAFEIAGEEFNLGSPKQLGVILYDKLGLPVLKKTAKGQPSTAEEVLAKLAEDDYPLPKVLMQYRSMSKLKSTYTDRLPEQINPRTGRIHTSYHQAVASTGRLSSSDPNLQNIPVRTAEGRRIRQAFIAPPGYKLLAADYSQIELRIMAHLSRDEGLLNAFRNNLDVHTATAAEVFKVELKDVSSDQRRSAKAINFGLIYGMGAQKLGKDIGVDTKTAKAYIDTYFARYPGVREYMDRTRAQAAEQGYVETLFGRRLYLPEINSNKPQERAGAERTAINAPMQGTAADIIKKAMVAVDNWLATSGLDAKVILQVHDELVLEVREDLVDQVSEEIRGYMSKAATLDVPLLVEVGMGSNWDEAH; encoded by the coding sequence ATGAGCCAAGCCCCCCTCGTCCTGGTGGACGGTTCGTCCTACCTGTACCGCGCCTTCCACGCGCTGCCACCTTTGACCACTTCCAAAGGCATGCCGACCGGTGCGGTCAAGGGCGTGCTGAACATGCTCAAGAGTCTGCGCAAGCAGTACCCGGACAGCCCGTTCGCCGTGGTGTTCGATGCCAAGGGCGGGACTTTCCGCGATGACATGTACGCCCAGTACAAGGCCAATCGCCCGAGCATGCCCGACGACATGCGGGTGCAGATCGAGCCGCTGCACGCCAGCGTGATCGCCCTGGGTTTTCCGCTGCTGTGTGTCGAGGGCGTCGAGGCGGATGACGTGATCGGCACCCTGGCCCGCAGCAGCGCGGCGGCCGACCGGCCGGTGGTGATCTCCACTGGCGACAAGGACATGGCACAGCTGGTGGACGGGCACATTACGCTGGTCAACACCATGTCCGGTAGCAGCATGGACGTGGAGGGCGTGAAGGAGAAATTCGGCGTCGCTCCCGAGCAGATCATCGATTACCTGGCACTGATGGGCGACTCCTCCGACAACATTCCGGGTGTACCGGGCATCGGCCCGAAGACCGCTTCCGGCCTGTTGGTGGGCGTCAACGGTGGCCTGAACGAGCTGTATGCCCAGCTCGATATCGTCCCCAGCCTGCCGATTCGTGGGGCCAAGACCCTACCGGCCAAGCTTGCAGAGCACAAGGAGATGGCTTTCCTCTCCTATCAGTTGGCGACCATCAAGGTCGATGTGCCGCTGGATATCGGCCTGGACGACCTGCATCTGGGTGAGCCGGATCGCGACAAACTGCTCGAGCTGTACAGCCTGCTGGAGTTCAAGAGCTGGCTCGACGAACTGCAGCGCGATGCCAAGCGCCTGGAGCTGAGTGTCGCCGAGGCGCCCGAGCCGGTGGCCGACCTGTTGACCCAGGCCGAGGCTGAGGTCGAAGCGCCGATGGCCGTTGAAGCGCAGTACGAAACCATTCTCGATCAGGCGCGTTTCGATGTCTGGCTGGAGAAATTGAAGAACGCCAAGCTGTTCGCCTTCGATACCGAAACCACCGGTATCGACGCCCAGCAGGCTCAGCTTGTGGGGCTGTCCTTCGCCGTGCAGGCCAACGAAGCGGCTTATATTCCGCTGACGCACTCTTATATCGGCGCGCCGGAGCAGCTGGACCGCGACACCGTCCTGCGGGCCCTGAAGCCAATTCTCGAAGACCCGAACAAACTCAAGGTCGGCCAGCACGCCAAGTTCGACATGAACATCCTGGCCAACTGCGCCATCGGCGGCGATCAGGCCAACGGCATCACGGTGCGCGGGGTTGCCTTCGACACCATGCTCGAGTCTTACGTGCTCAACTCCACCGCCACCCGGCACGACATGGACAGCCTGGCGGAGAAGTACCTGGGCCATACCACCGTGAGTTTCCAGGACATCGCCGGCAAGGGCGCCAAGCAGCTGACGTTCGATCAGATCGCCCTCGAGCAGGCCGGGCCTTATGCGGCGGAAGACGCCGATGTGACCCTGCGCCTGCATCAGGTCCTGCATGAAAAACTGGCTGCGATCCCGAGCCTGGCCAGCGTGCTCAGCGATATCGAAATGCCCGTGGTGCCGGTACTGGCGCGGATCGAGCGCCAAGGGGCGCTGGTGGATGCAGACCTGCTACGTGTGCAGAGCATCGAGCTAGGCGACAAGATGGTGGCGCTGGAGCAGGAAGCCTTCGAGATCGCCGGCGAAGAATTCAACCTGGGTTCGCCCAAGCAACTGGGAGTGATCCTCTACGACAAGCTCGGCCTGCCGGTGCTGAAAAAGACCGCCAAAGGCCAGCCGTCCACTGCTGAAGAAGTGCTGGCCAAATTGGCCGAGGACGACTACCCGCTGCCCAAGGTGCTGATGCAGTACCGCTCCATGAGCAAGCTCAAGAGCACCTACACCGACCGCCTGCCGGAGCAGATCAACCCGCGTACCGGGCGGATCCACACCTCCTACCATCAGGCGGTCGCGTCTACCGGGCGTTTGTCTTCCAGCGATCCGAACCTGCAGAACATCCCGGTGCGTACCGCCGAGGGCCGGCGCATCCGCCAGGCCTTTATCGCCCCGCCTGGCTACAAGCTGCTGGCGGCGGACTACTCGCAGATCGAACTGCGGATCATGGCGCACCTGTCCCGTGACGAAGGGCTGCTGAATGCCTTCCGTAATAACCTCGACGTGCACACGGCAACCGCGGCCGAAGTGTTCAAGGTCGAGCTCAAGGACGTCAGTTCCGACCAGCGTCGCAGTGCCAAGGCGATCAACTTCGGCCTGATCTATGGCATGGGCGCGCAGAAACTCGGCAAGGACATCGGCGTCGATACCAAGACCGCCAAGGCCTATATCGACACCTACTTCGCCCGCTATCCCGGCGTGCGCGAATACATGGACCGTACCCGCGCCCAGGCCGCGGAACAGGGTTATGTGGAAACCCTGTTCGGGCGCCGCCTGTACCTGCCGGAGATCAACTCCAACAAGCCGCAGGAACGCGCCGGCGCCGAACGTACGGCGATCAACGCGCCGATGCAGGGCACGGCGGCCGACATCATCAAGAAGGCCATGGTGGCGGTGGATAACTGGCTGGCGACCTCAGGCCTGGATGCCAAAGTCATCCTGCAGGTGCACGACGAACTGGTGCTGGAAGTGCGCGAAGACCTGGTGGACCAGGTAAGCGAGGAGATTCGCGGCTACATGAGCAAGGCCGCGACCCTGGATGTGCCGCTGCTGGTCGAGGTCGGGATGGGCAGCAACTGGGATGAGGCGCACTGA
- a CDS encoding thiol:disulfide interchange protein DsbA/DsbL has product MRNLILSAALVTASLFGMTAQAAEPLEAGKQYVELSSAVPVAVPGKIEVVELFWYGCPHCYAFEPTINPWAEKLPADVNFVRIPAMFGGIWNVHGQLFITLEAMGVEHKVHKAVFEAIHGGKKLASPEEMAEFLAGEGVDKDKFLSTYNSFAVKGKVEDAKKKAQAYQISGVPTMVVNGKYRFDLGTAGGPEGALSVADQLIAKERAAK; this is encoded by the coding sequence ATGCGTAATCTGATTCTCAGCGCCGCTCTCGTCACTGCCAGCCTGTTTGGCATGACCGCTCAAGCCGCCGAACCCCTTGAAGCCGGTAAACAATACGTAGAGCTGAGCAGCGCCGTTCCGGTTGCGGTGCCTGGCAAGATCGAAGTGGTCGAGCTGTTCTGGTATGGCTGCCCACACTGCTACGCCTTCGAGCCGACCATCAACCCATGGGCTGAAAAACTGCCGGCCGACGTCAACTTCGTACGCATCCCTGCCATGTTCGGCGGTATCTGGAACGTTCACGGCCAACTGTTCATCACCCTGGAAGCCATGGGTGTCGAGCACAAAGTCCACAAAGCCGTATTCGAAGCCATCCATGGCGGCAAGAAACTCGCTTCCCCAGAGGAAATGGCCGAGTTCCTGGCCGGAGAAGGCGTCGACAAGGACAAATTCCTGAGCACCTACAACTCGTTCGCCGTCAAAGGCAAGGTCGAGGACGCGAAGAAGAAGGCCCAGGCCTATCAGATCTCCGGCGTACCGACCATGGTCGTCAACGGCAAGTACCGCTTCGACCTGGGCACCGCCGGTGGTCCTGAAGGCGCCCTGAGCGTCGCCGACCAGCTGATCGCCAAAGAGCGGGCGGCCAAGTAA
- a CDS encoding endonuclease/exonuclease/phosphatase family protein, producing MRRWGTERIVGLHDPRVNEHHVASSGLPADSRLRLLSFNIQVGISTERYRHYLTRGWQHLLPHNGRADNLQRIGDLLGDFDLVALQEADGGSLRSGYVNQVEHLAQLGAFPYWYQQLNRNLGRLAQHSNGVLSRLRPWGIEDHPLPGPKGRGAILLRFGDGPEALVVVMMHLALGARTRTRQLAYIREMIGGYKHQVLMGDMNTHASDLLEHSPLRDLGLLAPQLEATFPSWRPQRCLDHILLSPSLTLERVEVLAQPISDHLPVAVEIRLPGSLTADALPALSPAPRGTHE from the coding sequence ATGCGACGTTGGGGTACGGAACGCATCGTTGGCCTGCATGATCCGCGGGTCAACGAGCACCATGTGGCGTCCTCCGGCCTGCCGGCAGACAGCCGTCTGCGGCTGCTCAGTTTCAATATTCAGGTCGGTATCAGTACCGAACGCTACCGGCATTACCTGACCCGTGGCTGGCAGCACCTGCTGCCGCACAACGGGCGCGCCGACAACCTGCAACGGATCGGCGATCTGCTGGGCGACTTCGATCTGGTCGCCTTGCAGGAAGCCGATGGCGGCAGCCTGCGCTCGGGCTACGTCAACCAGGTCGAGCACCTGGCTCAGCTCGGCGCCTTCCCCTACTGGTACCAACAGCTCAATCGCAACCTCGGTCGCCTGGCCCAGCACAGCAATGGCGTGCTCAGCCGCCTGCGCCCCTGGGGGATCGAAGATCATCCGCTGCCAGGCCCCAAGGGGCGTGGGGCGATCCTTCTGCGCTTCGGCGATGGTCCCGAAGCGTTGGTGGTGGTGATGATGCATCTGGCCCTGGGCGCCCGTACGCGCACCCGGCAACTGGCCTATATCCGCGAGATGATTGGCGGCTACAAGCACCAGGTGCTGATGGGCGACATGAACACCCATGCCAGCGATCTGCTGGAACATTCGCCATTGCGCGACCTCGGTCTGCTGGCGCCGCAATTGGAAGCGACGTTCCCCAGCTGGCGCCCGCAACGCTGTCTTGATCATATTTTGCTCAGCCCCAGCCTGACGCTGGAGCGGGTCGAAGTCCTGGCCCAACCGATTTCCGATCACCTGCCGGTCGCGGTAGAGATTCGTCTGCCAGGTTCGCTCACGGCCGATGCATTGCCCGCGCTGAGTCCTGCCCCTCGCGGAACCCATGAATGA
- the yihA gene encoding ribosome biogenesis GTP-binding protein YihA/YsxC: protein MQLKNPILGLCQQSTFMLSAAKVDQCPDDEGFEVAFAGRSNAGKSSALNTLTHASLARTSKTPGRTQLLNFFKLDDDRRLVDLPGYGYAKVPIPLKQHWQRHLEAYLGSRESLKGLILMMDIRHPMTDFDLLMLDWAVASGMPMHILLTKADKLTYGAAKNTLLKVQSQIRKGWGDNVTIQLFSAPKRMGLEEAYTVLAGWMELADKGAEIEA, encoded by the coding sequence ATGCAACTCAAAAATCCCATTCTTGGCCTGTGCCAACAGTCCACTTTCATGCTCAGCGCCGCCAAAGTCGATCAATGCCCCGACGACGAAGGCTTCGAAGTGGCCTTCGCCGGGCGTTCCAACGCCGGCAAATCCAGCGCCCTGAATACCCTGACCCATGCCAGCCTGGCACGCACCTCGAAAACCCCGGGCCGCACGCAGCTGTTGAACTTCTTCAAGCTAGACGACGATCGCCGTCTGGTCGACCTGCCGGGTTACGGTTACGCGAAAGTGCCGATCCCGCTCAAGCAACACTGGCAGCGTCACCTGGAAGCCTACCTGGGCAGCCGCGAGAGCCTGAAAGGGTTGATTCTGATGATGGACATCCGCCATCCGATGACCGACTTCGACCTGCTGATGCTCGACTGGGCCGTCGCCAGCGGCATGCCGATGCACATCCTGCTGACCAAGGCCGACAAACTGACCTACGGCGCGGCCAAGAACACCCTGCTCAAGGTGCAGTCGCAAATCCGTAAAGGCTGGGGCGACAACGTCACCATCCAACTGTTCTCGGCGCCAAAACGCATGGGCCTGGAAGAGGCCTACACTGTACTGGCGGGCTGGATGGAACTGGCGGACAAAGGCGCCGAAATCGAAGCCTGA
- a CDS encoding DUF2782 domain-containing protein, which produces MRTLNRLLLASLIAIAPMAVIAAEDAPSADPEVTIRTEGDKTIQEYRQNGFLYAIKVTPKVGKPYFLVRADGSDGNFIRSDQPDMLIPAWKIFEW; this is translated from the coding sequence ATGCGCACACTAAATCGCTTGCTGCTGGCCAGCCTGATTGCAATCGCGCCGATGGCCGTGATTGCGGCGGAGGATGCGCCATCGGCGGATCCGGAAGTGACCATTCGCACGGAGGGCGACAAGACCATCCAGGAGTACCGCCAGAACGGTTTCCTGTACGCCATCAAGGTCACACCGAAGGTTGGCAAACCCTACTTTCTGGTGCGCGCCGACGGTTCCGATGGCAACTTCATTCGTTCGGACCAGCCGGATATGCTGATTCCGGCGTGGAAAATTTTCGAGTGGTAA